A segment of the Synechococcus sp. MEDNS5 genome:
GTCGTCGAGTTGAGACTTGCCCTCGTAGCGCTGGCTCACGACCGGAGCTTTGCTTTCGGTGGCCTGGAAGTAGGCGTCAGGACGGGGAGTTCCGAAAGCGTCGTAGGCCAGGCCGGTGGACACAAACAGGAAACCCGCCAAAAAGATGGAGGGCAATGTGATGGCGTGGATCACCCAGTAGCGGATGCTGGTGATGATCTC
Coding sequences within it:
- the psbE gene encoding cytochrome b559 subunit alpha gives rise to the protein MAAGSTGERPFFEIITSIRYWVIHAITLPSIFLAGFLFVSTGLAYDAFGTPRPDAYFQATESKAPVVSQRYEGKSQLDDRLQ